A stretch of Equus przewalskii isolate Varuska chromosome 11, EquPr2, whole genome shotgun sequence DNA encodes these proteins:
- the LOC103560503 gene encoding olfactory receptor 5B12-like: MENISEVTEFILVGLTDALEMQVPLFIIFTLIYFITLVGNLGTVMLILLDSRLHTPMYFFLSNLSVVDCVYASAVTPKVMVGFLIGDMIISYNACAAQMFFFAAFATSESFLLASMAFDRHAAVCKPLHYTTTMTGTVCALLVTGSHICGLLQSFIHVVFTFHLSFCHSNVVNHFFCDIPPLLALSCSDIYPNEIVLFTLAAFNVFFTLLVILNSYIFIFIAILRMHSDEGQKKAFSTCASHLTTVSIFYGTIIFTYLQPSSSHFMDTNKMASVFYTMIIPMLNPLVYSLRNKEVKSAFKKVIGKAKCSLG; this comes from the coding sequence ATGGAGAACATTTCAGAGGTGACTGAATTCATTCTTGTGGGGTTAACAGATGCCCTAGAGATGCAGGtgcctttatttataattttcactCTCATTTACTTCATCACTCTGGTTGGGAACCTGGGGACAGTCATGTTGATTCTGTTGGACTCTCGactccacactcccatgtacttttttctcagtAATCTCTCTGTGGTGGACTGTGTTTATGCCTCAGCTGTCACTCCTAAGGTAATGGTGGGGTTTCTCATAGGAGATATGATCATTTCATATAATGCATGTGCTGCCCAGATGTTCTTCTTTGCGGCCTTTGCCACTAGTGAAAGTTTCCTCTTGGCCTCAATGGCCTTTGACCGCCATGCAGCAGTGTGTAAACCCCTGCATTACACCACCACCATGACAGGTACTGTGTGTGCCTTATTGGTCACTGGCTCTCACATCTGTGGACTTTTACAATCTTTTATCCATGTTGTCTTCACCTTCCACCTCTCCTTCTGCCATTCCAACGTGGTTAACCACTTTTTCTGTGACATTCCCCCACTACTAGCTCTCTCTTGCTCTGATATCTATCCAAATGAGATTGTGCTCTTCACATTGGCAGCATTCAatgtctttttcactctcttggttattttgaactcttacattttcatttttattgctatccTGAGGATGCACTCAGATGAGGGACAGAAgaaggccttctccacctgtgcatCCCATCTAACCACTGTTTCCATCTTCTATGGGACAATCATCTTCACATACTTACAGCCAAGTTCTAGTCATTTCATGGATACCAATAAAATGGCATCTGTATTCTATACTATGATCATCCCCATGCTGAACCCTCTGGTCTACAGCTTGAGAAACAAAGAAGTCAAGAGTGCATTCAAAAAGGTGATTGGCAAAGCAAAGTGTTCATTGGGCTGA